TGTCCGACGCCGATGTACAGCAGGCCCTCGGCGCGGCCGGGGTCGGTGATCCGCAGGCCGCGCTGGCCGAGGCGGACGGCCTGGACCCGGCCGCGGGAGTGGGCCCGGAGGGAGGGGGCACGGAGAGCAGGGGCGCCGAGGGAACGGGCACCGGCGGAAAGGGCGCCGCCGCTCTTCTCGAGTCCTCCGAGTTCGACCCGTGTTCTCTGCAGGCGCGCCCCACCGATCTGATGCGCCGCCGCCAGCATGTCAAGGCGGCCGTGGTGGCGGCCGCGGCCCTCGCGGTGTGCGGCGCGCTGCTCGGGCTGCCGGGCGACGGCTGGGGCAGGGACGGTGCGGCCGCGCCCCCGTACGCGCGTAACCCCGCGGCCGAGTCCGCCCTGGACCCGGCGCTGCTGACCCGGGTCCCCGCCACGGCGTGGCAGCGCTCCTCCCGTACGGACTTCTCCGTCTGGCCGGCCCGCGGCGGTCTCACCGATGACGAGGCGCTGCTGCGCCGCGCGCTCGTGGTCTGGGCCAGGCCCGGCAACGCGGTGCAGGTCTCGGCGACACCCGGCACTCCGCCGGGACCGCCGATGGGCTCGCCGCAACTGCTGTACGCGGGCGAGGTCGACCAGGCGCGTGTGGTGCTGCTCCACGACGGGCTGCGGGTGGTCCGCTATGCCGAGCCGAAGGACGGAACCGGCGGTGTGGCGCTCGACTTCGCGCGGACGGACGGCGCCGACGCCGCCTCCTCGGGCGCGCTCGTGGCAGGCCGTACCGACGGCAGTGTCCGCTATCTGACGGCTCCGTGGGTGCAGAAGACGTCCGTACGCGATCTGCTCGACCCGGCGGGCAGTCCGCGTCCCCTCCAGCGGGGTACCGACGGCGTGACCGGTCCGCTGCCGAGCCCCGCGCAGGCGCGGGACTGCCGGTCCTGGGACGTGCTCGAGCTGCGCGACGACACGGCCGACCGGCTGCTGACGGACCTCGGTGAACTGACCCCCGCCCGGCTCACCTCGGGGCCGCCGTCCGCCCCGAAGGACGTCACCGGTCAGGGGGCCCGCGCCGCGTGGGCCCGTACGGGCTGTCTGCTGTCCGGGGTGCGCGTGCACGGTGTGCGCAGCGTCAACTCGTGGCAGTACGCGCAGCAGTCGCTGCCCGAGTCGAACGGCACGGCGGCCTGGCTGTGCACGCGTGCGGAGACCTGGCGGGGTACGGGGAGCCGGGTCATGGCCCAGTTCCAGGCGCCGGGGGCCCGGGCGGGTGCGCCGGGCGCGATCGCGGCGCGGGCCGAGGACACGCCGTCCTGCGGAGTGCGGGATCCGCGGGTGCTGGCGGGTGTGCTGTGGAAGTCGCGGGCCGGGCACTGGTTCGTACTGGCGGCGGGAAGCGAGCAGTTCGCTTCGCTGGCCACCTCCGGTGGGGTGGACGGCAGCGCGAAGGGGCATCTGCTGGCGGTACCGGCGAAGGAGGGTGCACGGGCGGAGCTGAACGGCCGCCTGGAGGACGGCAGTCGGGTGGGCGCGCTGCACTGAGCGGCTCCCGCCGGCGGGCGGCCCCGGCTCCCTCGAGGCCGGTCCGGACCACTCGGGCCGCACCGACCATCTTCCCGACGTACGTTCGCCGCCCGTTAGGGTGTTCGCATGACGACCGGGGTACGCCGCAGGATGGACGTCGAAGAGCGCAGGCAGCAGCTGATCCGGGTGGCTCTGGAGCTGTTCAGCCACCGCTCGCCCGACGATGTGTCGATCGACGAGATCGCCGCGGCCGCCGGTATCTCGCGGCCGCTCGTCTACCACTACTTCCCGGGCAAGCAGAGCCTGTACGAGGCCGCGCTGCGGCGGGCCGCCGACGAGCTGGCCGGGCGGTTCAGGGAGCCGCCCGAGGGGCCTCTCGGCGCGCGGCTGCTGCGGGTCATGGGACGGTTCTTCGACTTCGTGGACGACCACGGGGCCGGGTTCTCGGCGCTGATGCGGGGCGGTCCCGCGGTCCCCGCGGGCGGAGCCTGCTCAAGGAATGCGCTGTCGGCGACGAACGCCATGATCGATGATGTGCGGCAGGCCGCGTACGAGCAGATCCTGACCCATCTGGGGGTCGATACGCCCTCACCCCGCCTGGAGTTGGTCGTACGGTCCTGGGTGTCGCTCGCCGAGTCGACGGCGCTGATCTGGCTGGACGGACGGCGCATTCCGCGCGGCGAGCTGGAATTGCAGCTGGTGCACGACTTCGCGGCGCTGTGTGCGGTGAGTGCGGCGTACGACGAAGAGATGGCGGACATCCTGATCCGCGTACTCGTGGACGAGCCGGCCGACGGCCCGTTCGGCGATCTGGTCGGCCGGCTCATGACGCTGAAGCCCTCGCTCCCCGAGGTGCCCGCTCAGCGCCTGCGGTAGGACGCTTCCAGGTCGCGCACCTCGGCGCAGACGGGCGCTACGCCCTCGGCCCGCTTCGGTTCGCCGGTGGATTCCAGGTTCGCGGATTCGTCGACGGTGATCTGCGGCATCGGGCGCTCCAGCACGGGTGACGAGGGATGGTCGGGGCACGGTCGGGGCCCGGTCGGGCAGTTGCGGGACTCCACCCTTACGCAGGCCTCCGTGATCCCGTCAATAATGCGGGGATGAAGATCATCTGCCGGCTCGCCGCCCACACCGATGTGGAAACCCTTGTCGCTCTCTTCGACGGGGCCGCCCGCTGGATGCAGCTCAACGGCATCGCCCAGTGGAAGCCCGGCGACAAGGACGCCGATCACTTCGGGCACTGGATGAAGGAGGGGGAGGTCTGGATCGCGGAGACCGGGGACGGCGTAACGATCGGGGCGTACGAACTGTGGTGGGAGGACCAGGCCGCCTGGGGAATCCAGC
This portion of the Streptomyces sp. NBC_01750 genome encodes:
- a CDS encoding TetR/AcrR family transcriptional regulator, with the protein product MTTGVRRRMDVEERRQQLIRVALELFSHRSPDDVSIDEIAAAAGISRPLVYHYFPGKQSLYEAALRRAADELAGRFREPPEGPLGARLLRVMGRFFDFVDDHGAGFSALMRGGPAVPAGGACSRNALSATNAMIDDVRQAAYEQILTHLGVDTPSPRLELVVRSWVSLAESTALIWLDGRRIPRGELELQLVHDFAALCAVSAAYDEEMADILIRVLVDEPADGPFGDLVGRLMTLKPSLPEVPAQRLR